The Periplaneta americana isolate PAMFEO1 chromosome 2, P.americana_PAMFEO1_priV1, whole genome shotgun sequence genome has a window encoding:
- the LOC138714505 gene encoding uncharacterized protein, producing the protein MKPTERLKFEKTKGFSDGAGQEYEIKVPALLFLRALQHTQQFHIATNFAGAGAFDDVVIAYKKNDSEKWITCFIQLKHKTSKNPITFRDLTNLKKIGAFNLIKYYKSYTEIKERFRDVSREHPVFQGDYEDSEYVIFTNAKMNPQLSQRDRQSHSITQPLLQVNSEASAVFSFDEKSDRDIFQYFKDVFHIREFLESVDLKNISEKDLLNKIKQLKASLSKESSKSIGSITRLEDFRRIKCQLRDLEDCGDFLRNVSFFVDQPNEEQMDGIIQEEIQKLLWTNEIDTISIWKEIYEAISDWWKKKNFYLTEKADFWQNIIKYRLSKLSENKRKEMDNLRIKFKKESLSLPNIPEINIVTKSTLLTCLKICENLKTPHIVIELKSLLTSKQEVLALWPSKWCTTLVVEWEQVQENVDFIYNQYPNKRLIIVSNVPVRSDNYLTDVTNFSQLDLSSQHRIEQQEVLLQGFEVTIRSLLTDIRKLSINEDTLLQILTSTDITVGKSLQTAMDHFIPRSITRYIYLQNTIVSKSEVHGVLAFSGDREENMPYLLNEYDIYALDYKYLNCPVLLKADEEISRDHTRTEDDNCYTENGEYENISRDHSRTEDDNYNYTKNVEYENISRDHSRTEDDNYNYTKNVEYENISRDHSRTEDDNYNYTKNVEYENISRDHSRTEDDNYNYTKNVEYENISRDHTRTEDDNCYTENGEYENISRDHSRTEDDNYNYTKNGECEEISWDHTRTEDDNYNYTKNGEYEYISRDHSRTEDDNNSYTEIREYEDISRNHTRTEDDNYNYTKNGEYEYISRDHSRTEDDNNSYTEIREYEDISRNHTRTEDDNNSYTEIREYEDISRDHTRTEDDNNSYTEIREYEDISRDHTRTEDDNNSYTEIREYENISRDHTRTEDDHYNYTKNGEYENISRDHSRTEDDNYNYTKNGEYEEISWDHTRTEDNKYNYTKNGEYEEMSWDHTRTEDDKYNYTKNGEYEEISWDHTRTEDDNYSYTESEIYKNISRDHTRTEDDNYIYTENGEYDDISRDRTRTEHDEYSYIENGEYEEISRDRTRTEEDNYSYTENGEYREISRDHTRTGDNYSYTEIREYENISRDHTRTEDDNNSYTEIREYEDISRDHTRTEDDNNSYTEIREYEDISRNHTRTEDDNYNYTKNGEYEYISRDHSRTEDDNNSYTEIREYEDISRDHTRTEDDNNSYTEIKEYEDISRDHTRTEDDNNSYTEIREYEDISRDHTRTEDDNNSYTEIREYDDISRDHTRTEDDSYSYTKNGEYEDISRDHTRTEDDNYSYTQNGEYDDISIDHSRTENDNYSYIDIGGYEEISRDHSRTEDDNYSYIDIGGYEKISRDHKRKEDGNYSYIENEEYEEISKNHRTTENINYSCTKNGEVDPNSCWFTIIRNSLEYDFLCERHPNVHWIELQSDKKLIWKASKGDISVIQKYIDHSECVSYNQEQMINIPDRIILIIAEPGMGKTTLVSYISSNLKRMHPSKCVIPVSLNDQTHILDKYMDRGTSLDFMNELFISAAGVGDSAMGKLLFDSATDDTKNIVVLLDGVDEINPKYTNTVISLIRNMIKMGISQIWVTSRPVMKKLLEKELCVVSHTLLPFSVYDQLSYLENYWTTTFPDIDRAITKEFAQKVVHITTQNLSEAESKFMGIPLQTKMMAESFQHHLQIFKDKGNVTLPKTINLTELFQQSVKFKYDIFIKDKMKIPLTNVVFNSTFGKLYDEFDEMHIVCSLAVMVPESDRSILRPKEIWRDLKSYLEKLEERNDPIGIVDGIVNNKPHFIHRSFAEYFCALWLMRNYKHNKKFLNKCFYQPELQVMLRIFNYMICENSGLHMAVLNNDINEVKQLLHEGTYTDQKDKCDRTALHIASFYNYRDIAEELLISGGDIYMKDFLGCDALDYAERNKSWAVAELLLQFCKTEKHSLRRKKGKLPVLKQNITDSNYGINALSEAAEKGYLELAKYLQRKGLDLKKTVLNSAMQTALHVAIMNKQYEIVNIILDGGDVHKTFNMISKWKLKISNKKASDCKTHINDRHDIHGYTPLMYACKTEDISVIMKLLLQGHNVDAHDQCGTTALHIAASHGNLSTVECLLRHNANINAADSNGETPLFLAACGGYLSVVKYLVDNGALPTAVNIKNDTILHKAARSGQLSVVEYVMDRQLEVNIRNTRGETALHYAAREGHLDIVQCLLSHSVEIDIPDVYGLTPLHIAVLGGHLSVVKYLVKNQALFTSVTLKGETVLHMAADKCNLPVVEYLLDLHLDVNTCTNAGRTALYHAACQGHLSIVECLLSHGAKINIPNENGLTPLHIAAYRGHLSVVRFLVENQALLTSVTVKGKTVLHMAAYKGNLPVVEYLLDCHLEVNTRTNTGRTALYYAACQGHLPVVECLLSHGAKINIPNVYGVTPLHIAAYGGHLSVVKCLVENQASLTSATIKGKTAFHMAAYKGKLPVVEYLLDCDLEVNTYTKTGRTALHYAACQGHLLVVECLHSHGAIINIPNVYGVTPLHIAAYRGHLSVVKYLVEKQALLTSVTVKGQTVLHMAAKKGNLPVVEYLLDCHLEVNTCTNTGRTALHCAAYQGQLSVVECLLSHGANINAADEDGRSALHIAKDKGYSNVVEYLNMFLLLNAR; encoded by the coding sequence AAACCCACAGAGCGGCTGAAATTCGAGAAAACAAAGGGATTTTCCGATGGAGCTGGACAGGAGTATGAGATCAAAGTCCCCGCCCTTTTGTTCCTGAGAGCCCTGCAACACACACAACagtttcatattgctacaaacTTCGCTGGAGCTGGTGCATTTGATGACGTTGTCATAGCCTACAAGAAAAACGACTCTGAAAAATGGATCACGTGTTTTATACAATTGAAGCATAAGACCAGCAAGAATCCAATCACTTTTCGAGACTTGACAAATCTCAAGAAGATTGGCGCCTTCAATCTCATCAAGTATTATAAGTCATATACTGAAATTAAAGAGCGATTCCGTGATGTTAGCAGGGAACACCCTGTGTTTCAGGGGGACTACGAGGACTCAGAATACGTCATCTTTACTAACGCGAAGATGAACCCTCAACTATCACAGAGGGACAGACAATCACACTCCATCACTCAACCTCTTCTACAAGTTAACAGTGAAGCTTCCGCTGTGTTTTCGTTCGATGAAAAATCAGATCGCGACATCTTCCAATATTTTAAAGATGTTTTCCATATCAGGGAATTTTTAGAGTCAgttgatttaaaaaatatttcagaaaaagaTTTACTGAACAAAATTAAACAACTGAAGGCATCACTGTCGAAAGAATCGTCAAAATCAATTGGATCAATTACACGTTTAGAGGACTTCAGAAGAATCAAATGCCAATTAAGAGATCTGGAAGACTGCGGTGATTTTCTTCGCAACGTGTCATTTTTTGTTGATCAGCCGAACGAAGAGCAAATGGATGGCATAATCCAGGAAGAGATTCAAAAACTCTTGTGGACCAATGAAATCGACACAATATCCATTTGGAAGGAAATTTATGAAGCCATTTCAGACTggtggaaaaagaaaaatttctaCTTAACAGAGAAAGCAGATTTTTggcagaatataataaaatatagacTATCTAAACTAAGTGAAAACAAAAGGAAAGAAATGGATAATcttagaataaaatttaaaaaagagtCATTGTCACTTCCAAACATTCCAGAGATAAATATTGTTACAAAATCAACATTACTCACTTGTTTGAAGATATGTGAAAATTTGAAAACTCCTCACATTGTGATAGAATTGAAGTCCTTGTTGACTTCAAAACAGGAAGTCCTAGCTTTATGGCCCAGTAAGTGGTGTACTACTCTGGTAGTGGAGTGGGAACAAGTTCAAGAGAATGTAGACTTTATATATAACCAATATCCAAACAAGAGGCTTATTATTGTCTCTAATGTCCCTGTAAGATCTGATAACTACCTCACAGATGTCACGAACTTCAGCCAGCTTGACCTAAGTTCACAACAtagaattgaacaacaggaagtcCTCTTACAAGGTTTCGAAGTCACAATTCGATCTCTTCTCACAGATATCAGAAAACTATCAATTAATGAGGATACTTTATTACAAATTCTTACATCCACTGACATCACAGTTGGGAAGAGTCTTCAAACTGCAATGGATCACTTCATTCCAAGATCAATAACTCGTTATATTTATCTACAGAACACCATTGTGAGTAAAAGTGAAGTTCATGGTGTGTTAGCTTTTAGTGGTGATCGTGAAGAAAATATGCCTTATCTCTTAAATGAATACGATATCTATGCCCTTGATTACAAATATCTCAATTGTCCCGTTCTTCTCAAGGCGGACGAGGAAATTTCGAGAGATCACACAAGAACAGAAGATGATAACTGTTACACTGAAAATGGCGAGTATGAGAACATATCGAGAGATCACTCAAGAACAGAAGATGATAACTACAATTACACTAAAAATGTCGAGTATGAGAACATATCGAGAGATCACTCAAGAACAGAAGATGATAACTACAATTACACTAAAAATGTCGAGTATGAGAACATATCGAGAGATCACTCAAGAACAGAAGATGATAACTACAATTACACTAAAAATGTCGAGTATGAGAACATATCGAGAGATCACTCAAGAACAGAAGATGATAACTACAATTACACTAAAAATGTCGAGTATGAGAACATATCGAGAGATCACACAAGAACAGAAGATGATAACTGTTACACTGAAAATGGCGAGTATGAGAACATATCGAGAGATCACTCAAGAACAGAAGATGATAACTACAATTACACTAAAAATGGGGAGTGTGAGGAAATTTCGTGGGATCACACAAGAACAGAAGATGATAACTACAATTACACTAAAAATGGGGAGTATGAGTACATTTCGAGAGATCACTCAAGAACAGAAgatgataataacagttacaCTGAAATTAGGGAATATGAGGATATTTCGAGAAATCACACAAGAACAGAAGATGATAACTACAATTACACTAAAAATGGGGAGTATGAGTACATTTCGAGAGATCACTCAAGAACAGAAgatgataataacagttacaCTGAAATTAGGGAATATGAGGATATTTCGAGAAATCACACAAGAACAGAAgatgataataacagttacaCTGAAATTAGGGAATATGAGGATATTTCGAGAGATCACACAAGAACAGAAgatgataataacagttacaCTGAAATTAGGGAATATGAGGATATTTCGAGAGATCACACAAGAACAGAAgatgataataacagttacaCTGAAATTAGGGAATATGAGAATATTTCGAGAGATCACACAAGAACAGAAGATGATCACTACAATTACACTAAAAATGGGGAGTATGAGAACATATCGAGAGATCACTCAAGAACAGAAGATGATAACTACAATTACACTAAAAATGGGGAGTATGAGGAAATTTCGTGGGATCACACAAGAACAGaagataataaatacaattacactAAAAATGGGGAGTATGAGGAAATGTCGTGGGATCACACAAGAACAGAAGATGATAAATACAATTACACTAAAAATGGGGAGTATGAGGAAATTTCGTGGGATCACACAAGAACAGAAGATGACAACTACAGTTACACTGAAAGTGAGATATATAAGAACATTTCGAGAGATCACACAAGAACAGAAGATGATAACTACATTTACACTGAAAATGGGGAGTATGATGACATTTCGAGAGATCGCACAAGAACAGAACATGATGAGTACAGCTACATTGAAAATGGGGAGTATGAGGAAATTTCGAGAGATCGCACAAGAACAGAAGAAGATAACTACAGTTACACTGAAAATGGGGAGTATAGGGAAATTTCGAGAGATCACACAAGAACAGGAGATAACTACAGTTACACCGAAATTAGGGAATATGAGAATATTTCGAGAGATCACACAAGAACAGAAgatgataataacagttacaCTGAAATTAGGGAATATGAGGATATTTCGAGAGATCACACAAGAACAGAAgatgataataacagttacaCTGAAATTAGGGAATATGAGGATATTTCGAGAAATCACACAAGAACAGAAGATGATAACTACAATTACACTAAAAATGGGGAGTATGAATACATTTCGAGAGATCACTCAAGAACAGAAgatgataataacagttacaCTGAAATTAGGGAATATGAGGATATTTCGAGAGATCACACAAGAACAGAAgatgataataacagttacaCTGAAATTAAGGAATATGAGGATATTTCGAGAGATCACACAAGAACAGAAgatgataataacagttacaCTGAAATTAGGGAATATGAGGATATTTCGAGAGATCACACAAGAACAGAAgatgataataacagttacaCTGAAATTAGGGAATATGACGATATTTCGAGAGATCACACAAGAACAGAAGATGATAGCTACAGTTACACTAAAAATGGGGAGTATGAGGATATTTCGAGAGATCACACAAGAACAGAAGATGATAACTACAGTTACACTCAAAATGGGGAGTATGATGACATTTCGATAGATCACTCAAGAACAGAAAATGATAACTACAGTTACATTGACATTGGGGGGTATGAGGAAATTTCGAGAGATCACTCAAGAACAGAAGATGATAACTATAGTTACATTGACATTGGGGGGTATGAGAAAATTTCGAGAGATCACAAAAGAAAAGAAGATGGTAACTATAGTTACATTGAAAATGAGGAGTATGAGGAAATATCGAAAAATCACAGaacaacagaaaatattaacTACAGTTGCACTAAAAATGGGGAAGTTGACCCAAACTCTTGTTGGTTTACAATAATAAGAAATTCACTCGAATACGACTTTCTATGTGAAAGGCATCCAAATGTCCACTGGATTGAACTACAAAGTGATAAGAAACTCATATGGAAGGCGTCGAAGGGCGACATTTCTGTCATACAAAAATACATAGACCACAGTGAATGTGTTAGTTACAACCAAGAGCAAATGATCAACATTCCCGATAGAATCATTCTCATTATCGCAGAGCCAGGAATGGGTAAAACTACGCTCGTGTCGTACATTAGCTCTAATTTAAAGAGAATGCATCCATCTAAGTGTGTAATTCCAGTCTCTTTGAATGATCAAACACATATATTGGACAAATACATGGATAGGGGCACATCATTAGATTTTATGAATGAACTCTTTATCTCTGCTGCAGGTGTAGGCGACTCAGCAATGGGAAAATTGTTATTTGACAGCGCCACGGACGATACGAAAAATATCGTGGTCCTGCTTGATGGAGTGGATGAAATAAATCCCAAATACACTAACACTGTTATCTCTCTAATAAGAAATATGATAAAAATGGGGATCTCTCAGATTTGGGTAACCTCTCGTCCTGTGATGAAGAAGTTGCTAGAGAAAGAACTCTGTGTAGTATCCCACACACTATTACCTTTCTCCGTCTATGATCAATTATCTTACCTTGAAAACTATTGGACCACTACTTTTCCAGACATTGATAGAGCAATAACAAAAGAATTTGCTCAAAAAGTAGTTCACATTACCACACAAAATCTTTCAGAAGCAGAGTCGAAGTTTATGGGTATTCCCCTACAAACCAAAATGATGGCGGAGAGCTTTCAACATCATCTCCAAATTTTCAAAGATAAGGGAAATGTAACACTTCCAAAAACTATTAATCTCACGGAACTATTCCAGCAATCAGTGAAATTCAAGTACGACATTTTTAttaaagataaaatgaaaattccTCTAACGAATGTAGTGTTCAATTCCACATTCGGGAAATTATATGACGAATTTGACGAAATGCACATCGTGTGTTCTCTGGCAGTAATGGTTCCCGAGTCAGATAGAAGTATTTTAAGACCAAAAGAGATTTGGAGAGATTTAAAAAGTTATCTTGAAAAACTAGAGGAAAGAAATGATCCTATAGGAATTGTAGATGGAATTGTGAATAACAAGCCACACTTTATTCATCGTTCTTTTGCAGAATACTTCTGCGCACTGTGGCTTATGAgaaattacaaacacaataaaaaattTCTCAATAAGTGTTTCTATCAACCCGAGCTGCAAGTCATGCTTAGAATATTCAACTACATGATTTGTGAAAATTCTGGTTTACACATGGCTGTACTCAACAACGACATAAACGAAGTAAAACAACTCTTGCATGAAGGAACGTATACTGACCAGAAAGATAAATGTGACAGGACAGCTCTACATATTGCATCATTTTATAATTACAGAGACATTGCTGAGGAATTGCTGATAAGTGGTGGAGATATTTATATGAAAGACTTTCTAGGATGTGATGCTCTCGACTACGCTGAAAGAAATAAATCCTGGGCTGTAGCAGAGTTGTTGCTACAGTTTTGTAAGACTGAAAAGCATAGCCTAAGACGAAAAAAAGGCAAATTACCTgtcttaaaacaaaatattaccgATTCCAACTACGGCATTAATGCTCTGTCAGAAGCTGCTGAGAAAGGATATCTGGAATTAGCAAAATATCTTCAAAGAAAAGGACTTGATCTAAAGAAAACTGTACTGAATTCTGCAATGCAAACTGCTCTTCATGTTGCTATAATGAACAAACAGTATGAAATAGTTAACATTATTTTAGATGGAGGTGACGTTCACAAAACATTCAACATGATATCGAAATGGAAacttaaaatatcaaataaaaaagcAAGTGACTGCAAAACCCACATAAATGACAGACATGATATACATGGGTATACTCCTTTAATGTATGCTTGCAAAACTGAAGATATTTCAGTAATAATGAAGCTGTTGCTACAGGGACATAATGTAGACGCACATGATCAATGTGGTACAACCGCTCTGCACATAGCTGCAAGTCATGGAAATCTCTCTACTGTTGAATGCTTACTCAGACACAATGCGAATATTAACGCTGCTGATTCAAATGGGGAGACGCCTCTATTCCTGGCAGCATGTGGAGGTTATTTGTCTGTTGTAAAATATTTGGTGGATAATGGAGCATTACCAACAGctgtaaacataaaaaatgatacAATTCTTCATAAAGCAGCACGCAGTGGCCAATTATCTGTTGTTGAATATGTAATGGATCGACAGTTAGAGGTAAACATACGTAACACGAGAGGAGAAACTGCATTACATTATGCAGCTCGTGAAGGACATCTGGATATTGTCCAATGCTTACTGAGCCATAGTGTGGAAATTGACATTCCTGATGTATATGGACTCACACCTCTTCATATAGCAGTATTAGGAGGCCATTTATCTGTTGTTAAATATTTAGTGAAAAATCAAGCATTGTTCACTTCTGTGACCCTAAAAGGTGAAACAGTTTTGCATATGGCAGCAGATAAGTGTAATTTACCAGTTGTTGAATATTTGTTAGATCTCCATTTAGATGTAAACACATGTACCAATGCAGGACGAACTGCATTGTATCATGCAGCATGTCAAGGACATCTGTCTATTGTGGAATGCTTACTCAGTCATGGTGCAAAAATTAATATTCCTAATGAAAATGGGCTCACACCTCTTCATATAGCAGCATATAGAGGGCATTTGTCTGTTGTTAGATTTTTAGTAGAAAATCAAGCATTGTTAACGAGTGTGACCGTAAAAGGAAAAACAGTTTTGCATATGGCGGCATATAAAGGTAATCTACCAGTTGTTGAATACTTGTTAGACTGTCATTTAGAGGTAAACACACGTACCAATACAGGACGAACTGCATTGTATTACGCAGCATGTCAAGGACATCTGCCTGTTGTCGAATGCTTACTCAGTCATGGTGCAAAAATTAATATTCCTAACGTATATGGAGTCACACCTCTTCATATAGCAGCATATGGAGGCCACTTGtctgttgttaaatgtttagtAGAAAATCAAGCATCGTTAACGAGTGCGACTATAAAAGGTAAAACAGCTTTCCATATGGCAGCATATAAGGGTAAATTACCAGTTGTTGAATATTTGTTAGATTGTGATTTAGAGGTAAACACATATACCAAGACAGGACGAACTGCGTTGCATTATGCAGCATGTCAAGGACATTTGCTTGTTGTCGAATGCCTACACAGTCATGGTGCAATAATTAATATTCCTAATGTATATGGAGTCACACCTCTTCATATAGCAGCATATAGAGGCCACTTATCTGTTGTTAAATATTTAGTAGAAAAGCAAGCATTGTTAACGAGTGTGACCGTAAAAGGTCAAACAGTTTTGCACATGGCAGCTAAGAAGGGTAATTTACCAGTTGTTGAATATTTGTTAGACTGTCATTTGGAGGTAAATACATGTACCAATACAGGACGAACTGCATTGCATTGTGCAGCATATCAAGGGCAACTGTCTGTTGTAGAATGCTTACTCAGTCATGGTGCGAATATCAATGCTGCTGATGAAGATGGACGCAGTGCACTGCATATTGCAAAGGACAAAGGTTATTCAAATGTGGTTGAATATTTAAACATGTTTCTCTTGTTGAATGCTAGGTAA